The DNA sequence CCATGAAGAAGTGCCAAGTAGATTAAATTGTTACAAATATCTTCTTCACTAAGTAGCTCCACGAAGAATAAACGTCTAGCAATCATAAACACAAAGCAGCAGGGAAAGCACTTCCGTAACAATGATAAAAATATACGGGCTTCCAGAAGCCTCAATATACCCAAAACATCAATCCTCTTAACTTAATAGAAGAAAATACTTTGcaccacaaaaaaataaataaataggacCCCAACAATTCAAGGACAACCGTGATAAAACCCCACTGTAATCTATCAAAAACAACCCTGATAAAACCCCACTCTAATCTATCATGCAACTTGATTGGAATCCATATCTTCTAAAGGCCTCCAATTTAGCTGGAATCCATATCATCTAAATTTCTGTACAATTCTTTATCCCGTTCCTGTTTTCGTAGCTCAAGGATTACTCGAGAAATTGAATCCTTTGAAGAAGCTAAACGGCCAAATGAAACTGCAGCCTCCTCCAAAATTGGGTAATTTGCAATCAAATTTGCCAAGAGATTCAATCAATTAGACACTTTAAAAGGAAACATTATCTGCACGAAGTTGAGGATTCAAAGAGATCCTGCTAGTCTGGCACATAGCGAATCAAGATTTTCACACAGCCTGAGTGCCTGACTCCGAACCCACCTAATAAAAGCTGAAAACGaaccaaaaatccaaaccaTCTAATGCCAGAGGTATAAGCTATCCACTCCTGTGGTACACATCAAATTCCATATATATAAATCAAGACAGAATTCCAATCAGAGttacttaggaaagaaattaaTTATCGCAACTCAGGGAAACGTCTCATTTACACTCGGCAACCTAACGTATTGAAAACGCAAAAAATTAGGAATGGGGCTTTTATCAAGAACTTAGATAACAGTTGTTGATCCACGGACACGTCAAAAATTTTCCAACTCCTACCAGTTACTACAACCAGCAGCCTATCCTCTGTCCTCAAGTTTCACGTCTGTTAGCTCTCCTGCGAGGAGCAGCAGcgtcttccttctcttcctctgctCCACTGCTTCCTTGATCACCCGTAGTCTCTGCAGGGACACTGCTTTTGGTCTCATTTCCGACCTTAACCTGCACAACATCACGCAACGTGCTGAACATCAgttcaaatcatcaaaaagctgTGCACAACTACGAAGCAACAACAGATTTGTCTGTCAAAGAAAAGAATCAGCTTATCAAATGCTTACAGCTGGTTTCTTCTTGCCCAAGAGAAGCCTAACGAAACCAGTCAATATAACCACCACAATGGAGGCGAGGATGCCTATTGTAAGGTTAGCTTGTTTCTCTCCCTTCTCAATGAGATCCTGTAGGACAAGTAACCCATGTGATGAAACCTTAACAACACTCACTTAAAGCAATAGCATGCAGGGGAGAAAATATAACCCAGTGACTTACCAAAATTTGAAGCTTATACGCATCCAAGAAAGGAATGTCAGCTACCCTGTAAAGAAGGTCAAAAATCTTCTTCTGCAATTTAATCATAGTTATTGTTACGTACACAAATTAACATAGATAATGAATAAAGTGAACCACAAACAGGTGGGAAGCAAGAACATCACCTGAAAGCCTGATAACCCATCTGAAAGACCACCAGCTGCTTCCTCAGccttctgcttctctttctcaacTTCAAACTTCAGCTTCCATGTCTTCTCCCTATATGACTCTGCAACATTCTCATCACTGGTAATCAAGATGTTGTCAAACAAAATCCCATCTTGCATTGTCCATATCTCAATTCCAATGGCAGCAACAGGCTCAAAGTCAGGTTTGTCAAGCTCAAAGTAACTAGGGTTCGGGATCTCTTGTGGCTTCCAAATACCCTTGTAGTCTGGGTTGTCAATAAGTGGGGCGTGCCATTTTCCTTTGTAGGCAGGATTCCTCTTCATTGGTCTTTTCCACTCACCACAACCAGGTGCCGTCTCACACTTTGGGTTTTCAATCTTCGGTGCCTCCCACTCACCATCCTCTTCATCATCCCAATCTTCTGGTTTTGTAGCTTCCGGATCATCTATCTCCTCAGGCTCATCATCCAGCCATCCTTCAGGTTTCTCAgcatcctcatcttcaatttCCATGGGTGCCTCCTCATCCCAGTCATCTGGCTTAACAGCATTTGGATCAGGGATCTTGGCCCTCTCATCCCAGTCCTCAGGTTTCCTATCATCAGGGTCAGGAATAGTCTTGTCAGGGATCAGTGGAGGTTCAAAATCTTCAGCTGAAAGGAAATtagccttcttcttctcctccccatCAATCAGAATTCTCAATTCATTATCAGGTTTCAGAATGGCAGTATAAACGTGGGAGTGTTTATCTGAAGGGACAGATGGAGGAGACTTTAGATGGTGTTCAACGTAATCCCCACTCTTGGGGTTCTTGTGCTTGAGGATGAAATGCACCTTGTTTGTGGAACCACACTTATCGGGCCCAAACATGATGGAATAGGGAGATTCATTGTCAAATTCCTTGGCTTTCCATCCAGCATCCTGGGGTCTCAGGTACTTCAAGTATGCACCTCCACATTCAAGCCCATTCTGAAGGCGAGTCTCAAATTGCAGGACGACACTGCCATCCTTAAGGTTAACAGATTTGTCAAGCTCCTTCACTATCGCAAATTTTTTAGCTTTATCGCTCACCAGAAGCCCATAATCATCATGTCCTTCACTCTTTGCATGCTTCC is a window from the Macadamia integrifolia cultivar HAES 741 chromosome 5, SCU_Mint_v3, whole genome shotgun sequence genome containing:
- the LOC122079115 gene encoding calnexin homolog, which translates into the protein MIVLMEGKRLSLQFILLLVVSVASQLRASDVLFYEPFDEAFEGRWIVSEKDDYQGVWKHAKSEGHDDYGLLVSDKAKKFAIVKELDKSVNLKDGSVVLQFETRLQNGLECGGAYLKYLRPQDAGWKAKEFDNESPYSIMFGPDKCGSTNKVHFILKHKNPKSGDYVEHHLKSPPSVPSDKHSHVYTAILKPDNELRILIDGEEKKKANFLSAEDFEPPLIPDKTIPDPDDRKPEDWDERAKIPDPNAVKPDDWDEEAPMEIEDEDAEKPEGWLDDEPEEIDDPEATKPEDWDDEEDGEWEAPKIENPKCETAPGCGEWKRPMKRNPAYKGKWHAPLIDNPDYKGIWKPQEIPNPSYFELDKPDFEPVAAIGIEIWTMQDGILFDNILITSDENVAESYREKTWKLKFEVEKEKQKAEEAAGGLSDGLSGFQKKIFDLLYRVADIPFLDAYKLQILDLIEKGEKQANLTIGILASIVVVILTGFVRLLLGKKKPAVKVGNETKSSVPAETTGDQGSSGAEEEKEDAAAPRRRANRRET